In Hydractinia symbiolongicarpus strain clone_291-10 chromosome 15, HSymV2.1, whole genome shotgun sequence, one DNA window encodes the following:
- the LOC130629174 gene encoding uncharacterized protein LOC130629174, translating into MISLDASSTNTTNPKKRKPPASRASPRKKCRETQEPFPEPQQDPVIEPEIEESIDWKAKYHELLQENNLLKQQLKLSQEQLKLSQSLKFRFIDHVMGSDKMKKCVNTILHFQRILSH; encoded by the coding sequence ATGATATCTTTAGATGCCAGCTCAACAAACACAACAAATCCCAAAAAGCGAAAGCCACCAGCTTCAAGAGCATCCCCACGAAAGAAGTGTAGAGAAACCCAAGAACCTTTTCCTGAGCCTCAACAGGATCCAGTCATAGAACCAGAGATTGAAGAATCAATTGACTGGAAGGCAAAATACCATGAACTTTTACAGGAAAACAATTTATTGAAACAACAGTTAAAATTGAGTCAAGAACAGTTAAAATTGAGTCAGTCATTGAAATTCCGGTTTATTGACCACGTTATGGGAAGtgacaaaatgaaaaaatgtgtAAACACTATACTGCATTTCCAACGTATTTTAAGCCATTAG